TTCAGTTGTATGGCGAAGAGCAGTTGAAACGTCGGCAAAGTCAGTTGCCGATGGGCCGCGCAGGAGCCGTTGACGATATTGCGAAGGCTGTGGCTTTTCTTGCCTCTTCCGACGCTGATTATGTCTCGGGGGCCCGATTGGCTGTCGACGGAGCGCTCGGAGCTTCGCTCGCTACGCTGCCGGGAGAAGCCATATGAATGTTGTTGTTGTCATTGCCCACCAGGACGATGAAATGAGGTGCTTGGGCACGTTGCTACGCTATCGCGACGAAGGACACAGGGTCGCGATAGTCTGCGTGACCAACGGTAACCGAGGCCTGCCCTTCACTGATGAGAGCACGCTGGCGGATGTGGCGGCCGTGCGCGACCGTGAGATGCGCAGCGTGTGCGCCGTCATCGGTGCCGACTACCACTGCCTAGATCGTGGGGATGGGGCCGCTGTAGCCGACCTTGAACTGAGGAATCAACTGGTCGGTGTTCTCCGCACGCTCGAAGCCGATGTCGTATTCACGCACTGGACGTCGGACTACAACCCAGACCACGTTGCCACGGCGCGCGCGGTGATTGACGCAGCACTCTTCACCAGCCTCGGCTCATTTGCGCCAGGAACCGCACCGCTTAGGCGTCCCCCGGGAATATTTCACATGTCGCCAGGCGATGGATACGGGTATGAAGCAACGCACTTCGTGCCGTTGACAGAAGCGATATCCACAGAGAAGTCCCGTCTGATCCGTCTGCACGTGAGTCAGATGGGTGTGCTCAAGCATATGCGTGGCCGTGACTATGCCGACGATGTCGCTGAAGAAGATCGACGAAACGGTGCTCGTATGTTGGTTGATGCCGCCGAAGCATTTCGGCCCTGTCTTTCCGAACGACGGATCCCGTGGCCTGACAGCCTGCCGGGGTCCGAGGTCGAGCGATGAGAATCACCGACGTATCCGCGCACCTGCTGCAGGGGACACAAACTTACGGCGCTCACTCAGAAGCAGAGGAAGCCACCGATCAAGGCGATTATCTACTGTTGGTGTGCGTGCGAACGGATGAGGGACTCGAAGCCTGGGCTGATGTCGAGACGCTGGGCCCAGTTGGTGCCGCGGTAATCGACGGACAAAGTATGGGCGGTGCAGGGTTTCGAACCCTACGCGAGATTCTGGTCGGAACCGATCCCCTTGACATTGACTCGCGGTGGCAGGACATGTACCTGGACAGCGCGTACTACGGGCGGCGCGGCGTCGTCATGCAGTGCATCTCAGCGATTGACAACTGCCTGTGGTCGATCGCCGCGCAAGCGGCCGGCCTGTCGCTCGCTGAGATGCTCGGTGGGCGACGTCGCGACCGTCTCCCGGCCTATGCCTCCACATTGTTTCGGAGCACACCGGAGGGCAACGCGGCGGCGGCGCGACGATATCGTGACCTCGGCTTTCAGGGTGTGAAGTTTGGGTGGGGTGGCTTTGGCGTTGACCCGGGCCTTGATCGCGCGAATCTCGACGCTATCCGTGAAAACCTTGGTGGACAGTCACTCATGATTGACCCCGGCTGGTACGTCACAATCAATGGCCGGGCAATGCTCCGGGAGCCCGCCGCGGTAGATAAAATGCTCGATCTTGTCGCGGACTATTCGCCGCACTGGGTTGAGG
This portion of the Microbacterium sp. NC79 genome encodes:
- a CDS encoding PIG-L deacetylase family protein; amino-acid sequence: MNVVVVIAHQDDEMRCLGTLLRYRDEGHRVAIVCVTNGNRGLPFTDESTLADVAAVRDREMRSVCAVIGADYHCLDRGDGAAVADLELRNQLVGVLRTLEADVVFTHWTSDYNPDHVATARAVIDAALFTSLGSFAPGTAPLRRPPGIFHMSPGDGYGYEATHFVPLTEAISTEKSRLIRLHVSQMGVLKHMRGRDYADDVAEEDRRNGARMLVDAAEAFRPCLSERRIPWPDSLPGSEVER
- a CDS encoding mandelate racemase/muconate lactonizing enzyme family protein; its protein translation is MRITDVSAHLLQGTQTYGAHSEAEEATDQGDYLLLVCVRTDEGLEAWADVETLGPVGAAVIDGQSMGGAGFRTLREILVGTDPLDIDSRWQDMYLDSAYYGRRGVVMQCISAIDNCLWSIAAQAAGLSLAEMLGGRRRDRLPAYASTLFRSTPEGNAAAARRYRDLGFQGVKFGWGGFGVDPGLDRANLDAIRENLGGQSLMIDPGWYVTINGRAMLREPAAVDKMLDLVADYSPHWVEDIVHPDELETYAIHANRHPEIRFAAGEQQATRWEFERLLATNALSVVQPDLSRCGGLTTALQLAASVGEQCEIVTHSWLTDLLHGYSLHFLASLPTANWVEFNVAQSDLSDGVTQGKMALEPDGTVLIPDGIGIGIDVDAAFIGSHGVMLT